In Deferribacter desulfuricans SSM1, the following are encoded in one genomic region:
- a CDS encoding peptidylprolyl isomerase, whose translation MKKYLSVFAIFFIFVIFSCNSEKVEKKSLDNNSAQLVKKVVNLDEAVVVINNNAYYRNDVMNFIYFNFPGVTEDDFNKDNLTQLFINEFIKFQLLLSDVKKNNVKVSSEKLNSIMNKIEKIGEDSFVIDFPISLEEYKKLLKESLIVKEWLNRLIEKNITVSEDEVKNKYNKIDKTKKSIVKYHVLHIVTANYKDALNARRALLRGKSFKEVALKYSVGPEKDQGGDLGYIVLDDMPVIFQKIKRLRIKRISPVYKSDYGYHIFQVLDKKKEVEVGYEVLKPRLYQEIFAEKVEKFINDYVEVLKKNAKITINIDNLNIVSDNSSVKNN comes from the coding sequence ATGAAAAAATATTTAAGTGTTTTTGCCATTTTTTTTATTTTTGTTATTTTTAGCTGTAACAGTGAAAAGGTAGAAAAAAAAAGTTTAGACAATAATAGTGCACAACTTGTAAAAAAAGTAGTGAATTTAGATGAAGCAGTTGTTGTAATTAATAATAACGCTTATTATCGTAATGATGTGATGAATTTTATATACTTCAATTTTCCAGGCGTTACAGAAGATGATTTTAATAAGGATAATCTAACCCAGTTATTTATAAACGAGTTTATTAAATTTCAATTATTATTGAGTGATGTTAAAAAAAATAATGTTAAGGTTAGTAGTGAGAAACTTAATAGTATTATGAATAAAATAGAGAAAATTGGGGAAGATTCTTTTGTTATTGATTTTCCAATTTCTTTAGAAGAATATAAGAAGCTTTTAAAAGAAAGCTTGATTGTAAAAGAATGGCTAAACAGATTGATAGAAAAAAATATTACAGTTAGTGAGGATGAGGTAAAAAATAAATATAATAAAATTGATAAAACTAAAAAATCCATAGTAAAGTATCATGTTTTACATATTGTAACAGCAAACTATAAAGATGCTTTAAATGCTAGAAGAGCTTTACTTCGAGGAAAAAGTTTTAAAGAGGTTGCTTTGAAATATTCTGTGGGGCCAGAGAAAGACCAAGGAGGAGATTTAGGATATATTGTATTGGACGATATGCCAGTTATTTTCCAGAAGATTAAAAGGCTAAGGATAAAAAGGATAAGTCCTGTTTATAAATCTGACTATGGTTATCATATATTCCAAGTATTGGATAAAAAAAAGGAAGTAGAAGTAGGATATGAGGTTTTAAAACCTAGATTATATCAAGAAATATTTGCAGAAAAAGTAGAAAAATTTATAAATGACTATGTGGAGGTACTTAAGAAAAATGCGAAAATTACCATTAATATTGATAATCTTAATATTGTTAGTGACAATAGCTCAGTCAAAAATAATTGA
- a CDS encoding SurA N-terminal domain-containing protein: MRKLPLILIILILLVTIAQSKIIDKVVAIVGDKIITQYDVESFNPKQVKKIYSIKDEATREKLLKKYYKEVLDFLVNQYVLEIAAEREGIKVSESEVENALNEVLTKNNITIEQLEKVLEENNLTLAKYKYQLKNEILNARIRNALILPKLVVTEEDIKHYIDEHNKELKLDDQFELRIIKIKDKNRLDEIEKFLKKGGSFADAAIKYSVDKTAKSGGYIGWIKLNHLPEKIREKVKGYKEGDIVKIEDNGEITLLFIENFKSKYDIDDKMKDEIVKKIKEKMYPDVVKNWLEKHKATIFIKYM; this comes from the coding sequence ATGCGAAAATTACCATTAATATTGATAATCTTAATATTGTTAGTGACAATAGCTCAGTCAAAAATAATTGATAAAGTTGTTGCTATTGTTGGTGATAAAATAATCACCCAGTATGATGTGGAAAGTTTTAATCCAAAACAGGTAAAAAAGATTTATTCAATAAAAGATGAAGCAACTAGAGAAAAGTTACTTAAAAAATATTATAAAGAGGTTTTGGACTTTTTGGTAAATCAATATGTGCTGGAAATTGCTGCGGAAAGAGAAGGTATTAAAGTGAGTGAGTCAGAAGTTGAGAACGCTTTAAATGAAGTTTTAACTAAAAATAATATTACTATTGAGCAACTGGAAAAGGTATTGGAAGAAAACAATTTGACACTTGCTAAATATAAGTATCAGCTCAAAAATGAGATTTTAAATGCAAGAATCCGTAATGCATTGATTTTACCAAAACTTGTTGTTACAGAAGAGGATATTAAGCATTATATTGATGAGCATAACAAGGAATTGAAACTTGATGACCAGTTTGAGCTGAGGATAATAAAGATTAAAGATAAAAACAGGTTAGATGAAATAGAAAAATTTTTAAAGAAAGGTGGTTCTTTTGCTGATGCTGCTATAAAGTATTCTGTTGATAAAACAGCAAAATCTGGAGGTTATATTGGTTGGATTAAGCTGAATCATTTACCAGAAAAAATTAGAGAAAAAGTTAAGGGGTATAAAGAAGGTGATATTGTAAAAATAGAAGATAATGGTGAAATTACTTTGTTGTTTATAGAAAATTTTAAGAGTAAATATGATATTGATGATAAGATGAAAGATGAAATAGTTAAAAAAATAAAAGAAAAGATGTATCCTGATGTTGTTAAAAACTGGCTTGAAAAGCATAAGGCAACAATTTTTATAAAGTATATGTAA
- a CDS encoding RNA-binding S4 domain-containing protein has product MRLDKFLKVTMLIKRRSVANEAADEGFIYVNGRKAKASTKIKVGDKILLDMWNYKKEVFVKALPETKGGIPKKDVDKYIEVLSYEPKHTDDFI; this is encoded by the coding sequence ATGAGACTGGATAAGTTTTTAAAAGTAACAATGCTGATTAAAAGAAGGTCGGTTGCCAATGAGGCTGCAGATGAAGGGTTTATTTATGTAAATGGCAGAAAAGCTAAGGCCTCAACTAAAATTAAAGTGGGTGATAAAATATTGCTTGATATGTGGAATTATAAAAAAGAAGTATTTGTAAAAGCTTTACCTGAGACAAAGGGGGGTATTCCTAAAAAAGATGTCGATAAATATATCGAAGTTTTAAGCTATGAGCCAAAGCATACAGACGATTTCATTTAA
- a CDS encoding cyclic nucleotide-binding domain-containing protein yields MDASNYLAKIKLNPKFIDFTKEELEEFVSYCKVETFEKGEMIIKEGSKGDKFYIIVEGQAGVSKSITEEVVFFITTLNEGEFFGEMAILTNHPRSANVFAKTDITLLSFDSIAYDTLKRENKLLFSKLNSIFAVTLAERLYKVEERIKLILKASLIKDII; encoded by the coding sequence ATGGATGCAAGCAATTATTTAGCCAAAATCAAATTAAATCCCAAATTTATAGACTTTACAAAGGAAGAATTAGAAGAGTTTGTATCATATTGTAAAGTGGAAACATTTGAAAAGGGAGAAATGATTATTAAAGAAGGTTCAAAAGGGGACAAATTTTATATAATCGTGGAAGGTCAGGCTGGTGTCAGTAAATCTATTACTGAAGAAGTTGTTTTTTTCATCACAACTCTCAATGAAGGAGAGTTTTTTGGTGAAATGGCAATACTTACAAACCACCCAAGATCCGCAAATGTTTTTGCAAAAACAGATATCACTCTCCTCAGCTTTGATTCAATAGCATATGACACCTTGAAAAGAGAAAATAAATTGTTATTTTCTAAACTAAATTCTATATTTGCAGTAACATTAGCTGAAAGGTTATACAAAGTAGAAGAAAGAATAAAGTTGATTTTAAAAGCTTCTTTAATAAAAGATATAATCTAA
- a CDS encoding class II fumarate hydratase: protein MKYREEKDSMGIMKVPENAYYGAQTARAVENFKISGKGLPKEFIYAVCEIKRGAAIANRKLGLLDEKIADAIVLAAEEVIAGKLDDQFPVDVYQTGSGTSTNMNVNEVIANRACEILDGKKGDKHLCHPNDHINKGQSSNDVIPSAIHISAAILTKNNLLPALTKLKDSLLMKEIEFKDIIKIGRTHLMDAVPVTLGQEFSGYRTQIEKGIKRVEIGLMELLELPLGGTALGTGLNTHKDFGKIAIEEISKNTKLSFRQADNLFEGIAAKDGVVNFCGALNTLAVSLMKIANDLRLLNSGPRCGIAEITLPSLQPGSSIMPGKVNPVIPEAVIQVAARVMGNMQTITIAGSSGLLDLNVMMPLIADTLIESIKLLTNASISLAEKCVDGIVANVDRCDELVEWSMALVTPLALKIGYDEAAKIAYEAFNRKMKVKDVVKEKKILSDEEIKEIFDPRKMV from the coding sequence ATGAAGTACAGAGAAGAAAAAGATAGTATGGGGATTATGAAAGTTCCTGAAAATGCTTATTATGGGGCTCAGACTGCAAGAGCAGTTGAAAATTTTAAAATCAGTGGAAAAGGGCTTCCTAAAGAGTTTATTTATGCTGTTTGTGAAATAAAAAGAGGTGCAGCAATAGCAAACAGGAAGTTAGGATTATTAGATGAGAAAATTGCAGATGCTATAGTTCTTGCAGCAGAAGAGGTTATTGCAGGAAAACTTGATGATCAATTTCCTGTTGATGTATATCAGACAGGTTCAGGGACTTCAACAAATATGAATGTAAATGAAGTAATTGCTAATAGAGCATGCGAAATATTAGATGGTAAAAAGGGGGACAAACATTTGTGCCATCCAAATGATCATATTAATAAAGGGCAATCAAGTAATGATGTAATTCCATCTGCCATTCATATCTCTGCTGCGATTCTAACAAAAAATAATTTATTGCCTGCATTAACAAAGCTAAAAGATAGCTTATTAATGAAAGAGATAGAATTTAAAGATATTATAAAGATAGGTAGGACTCATTTGATGGATGCAGTCCCTGTTACATTGGGACAGGAGTTTTCCGGTTATAGAACTCAGATAGAAAAGGGGATTAAAAGAGTTGAAATAGGGTTAATGGAGCTTTTAGAGCTACCTTTAGGAGGAACTGCACTGGGAACAGGTCTCAATACGCATAAAGATTTTGGAAAAATTGCAATAGAAGAGATAAGTAAAAATACAAAATTAAGTTTTAGGCAAGCTGATAATCTGTTTGAGGGGATTGCAGCTAAGGATGGAGTAGTAAATTTTTGTGGTGCATTAAATACATTAGCTGTCTCTTTAATGAAAATTGCAAACGATTTGAGGCTACTCAATTCTGGGCCAAGATGCGGTATCGCAGAAATTACTTTACCATCGCTTCAGCCAGGAAGCTCCATTATGCCTGGAAAAGTAAATCCTGTAATCCCTGAAGCAGTAATACAAGTGGCTGCAAGGGTAATGGGGAATATGCAAACTATTACAATTGCAGGTAGTAGCGGTCTTTTGGATTTAAATGTGATGATGCCGTTGATTGCAGATACCTTGATAGAGTCGATTAAGTTGCTTACCAATGCTTCAATTTCATTGGCAGAAAAGTGTGTTGATGGAATTGTAGCAAATGTTGATAGGTGTGATGAGCTTGTGGAATGGTCGATGGCACTTGTAACACCTTTAGCACTTAAAATTGGTTATGATGAAGCTGCAAAGATAGCTTATGAGGCTTTTAATAGAAAAATGAAAGTTAAAGATGTAGTAAAAGAGAAGAAGATTTTAAGTGATGAAGAGATAAAAGAGATTTTTGACCCAAGAAAAATGGTATAA
- the ppdK gene encoding pyruvate, phosphate dikinase yields MKKYVYFFGNGKAEGSGSMKELLGGKGAGLAEMTNLGIPVPPGFTITTEACIEYYNNNKQYPEGMWEQALEALKKLEETVGKKFGDPKNPLLVSVRSGARVSMPGMMDTVLNLGLNDETVKGLAEVSNNERFAYDSYRRFIQMFSDVVLGIEHGKFERILDKVKEEKGVKFDTDLDAEDFKKVVELYKKLVEQELGKPFPQDTMEQLKLAINAVFDSWNNQRAITYRKINKIPDDWGTAVNIVAMVFGNMGNDSGTGVAFTRNPSTGEKEFFGEFLINAQGEDVVAGIRTPEPIAKLKEEMPEVFKQLEEVYKKLETHYKDMQDIEFTVEKGKLYLLQTRSGKRTARAAVKIAYDMYKEGLIDKKTAVLRVQPEQVDQLLHPMIDPKEKYEVLAKGLPASPGAAVGKVVFTAEDAESWAERGEDVILVRTETSPEDIGGMNAAKGILTATGGMTSHAAVVARGMGKTCVAGCGAIKIDEEKKQFEVDGKVIKEGDYITINGSTGEVILGKVKLIMPELSGEFAEILKWADEFRKLGVRTNADTPKDSQVARDFGAEGIGLCRTEHMFFEGDRIDAVREMILSDTEEGRRKALEKIKPYQKEDFIGIFKVMDGLPVTIRLLDPPLHEFLPHTDEDIEKVSKASGIPADKLKAKVEELKEFNPMLGHRGCRLGITYPEVYEMQVYAIMEAACECKKEGVDVKPEIMIPLVGHYKELAILREMVDRVAKEVMESYGVNIDYLVGTMIELPRAALTADEVAQYAEFFSFGTNDLTQTTLGLSRDDSGKFLPLYVEKGIYKEDPFVSLDQTGVGQLVEMGVKKGRSTRPELKTGICGEHGGDPDSIFFCHKVGLNYVSCSPYRVPVARLAAAHAALLEEN; encoded by the coding sequence ATGAAAAAGTATGTTTACTTTTTTGGAAATGGTAAAGCCGAAGGCTCTGGCTCCATGAAAGAGCTTTTAGGGGGGAAAGGAGCAGGGCTAGCAGAAATGACAAATCTTGGTATTCCAGTCCCTCCTGGTTTCACAATTACAACAGAAGCATGTATTGAATATTACAACAACAATAAGCAATACCCAGAAGGGATGTGGGAGCAGGCTTTAGAAGCTCTCAAAAAACTTGAAGAAACTGTAGGTAAAAAATTTGGCGATCCAAAAAATCCTCTTTTGGTTTCTGTAAGATCAGGGGCAAGAGTTTCAATGCCAGGGATGATGGACACCGTATTAAACCTTGGCTTAAATGATGAAACAGTTAAAGGTCTTGCTGAAGTATCAAACAATGAAAGATTCGCTTATGACTCATACAGAAGATTCATCCAGATGTTCTCAGATGTTGTTTTAGGTATTGAGCACGGTAAATTTGAGAGGATACTTGATAAAGTTAAAGAAGAAAAAGGTGTAAAATTCGATACTGATTTGGATGCAGAAGATTTCAAAAAAGTTGTAGAGCTTTATAAAAAATTAGTTGAGCAAGAGTTAGGTAAGCCATTCCCTCAAGATACAATGGAGCAGTTAAAACTTGCAATTAATGCAGTATTTGACTCATGGAATAATCAAAGAGCAATCACTTACAGAAAAATCAATAAAATTCCTGATGATTGGGGAACAGCAGTAAATATAGTAGCGATGGTATTTGGTAATATGGGCAATGACTCTGGTACTGGTGTTGCTTTTACAAGAAACCCCTCTACAGGTGAAAAAGAATTCTTTGGTGAATTTTTAATAAATGCACAAGGTGAAGATGTTGTTGCAGGTATCAGAACACCAGAACCAATTGCGAAATTAAAAGAAGAAATGCCAGAAGTATTTAAGCAGTTAGAAGAAGTTTATAAAAAGCTTGAAACACATTACAAAGATATGCAGGATATAGAATTTACAGTTGAAAAAGGTAAACTGTATCTACTTCAAACAAGAAGTGGTAAAAGAACTGCAAGAGCAGCTGTAAAAATAGCTTACGATATGTATAAAGAAGGTTTAATTGATAAGAAAACTGCTGTTTTAAGGGTTCAACCAGAGCAAGTTGATCAACTTCTGCACCCAATGATTGACCCAAAAGAAAAATATGAAGTTTTGGCAAAAGGTTTGCCAGCATCCCCAGGAGCTGCAGTAGGTAAAGTAGTCTTTACTGCAGAAGATGCAGAAAGTTGGGCTGAAAGAGGTGAAGATGTTATTTTGGTAAGAACTGAAACATCTCCTGAAGATATTGGTGGTATGAACGCAGCAAAAGGTATATTAACAGCTACAGGTGGTATGACAAGCCACGCAGCAGTTGTAGCAAGAGGTATGGGTAAAACATGTGTCGCTGGTTGTGGTGCAATTAAGATAGATGAAGAGAAAAAACAGTTTGAGGTTGATGGAAAAGTAATAAAAGAAGGTGATTATATCACTATCAATGGTTCTACTGGTGAAGTAATTCTTGGTAAAGTAAAACTTATTATGCCTGAGCTTTCTGGTGAATTTGCTGAAATCCTCAAATGGGCTGATGAATTTAGAAAACTAGGAGTAAGGACAAACGCTGACACACCAAAAGATTCTCAGGTAGCAAGAGACTTTGGTGCAGAAGGGATAGGACTTTGTAGGACAGAACATATGTTCTTTGAAGGCGATAGAATTGATGCAGTAAGAGAAATGATTTTAAGCGATACTGAGGAAGGTAGAAGAAAAGCTTTAGAAAAAATTAAACCTTACCAAAAAGAAGATTTTATTGGTATCTTTAAAGTAATGGATGGACTTCCAGTAACTATACGTTTACTTGATCCACCTTTACATGAATTTTTACCACATACTGATGAAGACATAGAAAAAGTTTCAAAAGCATCAGGTATACCTGCTGATAAATTGAAAGCAAAAGTTGAAGAATTAAAAGAGTTCAACCCAATGCTAGGTCATAGAGGTTGTCGTCTTGGTATCACATATCCAGAAGTTTATGAAATGCAAGTTTATGCAATTATGGAAGCTGCCTGTGAATGTAAAAAAGAAGGGGTTGATGTAAAACCAGAGATAATGATCCCACTTGTTGGGCATTACAAAGAATTAGCTATTTTGAGAGAAATGGTTGATAGAGTTGCAAAAGAAGTTATGGAAAGTTATGGTGTAAATATCGATTATCTTGTAGGAACAATGATCGAATTACCAAGAGCTGCTTTAACTGCTGACGAAGTGGCACAGTATGCAGAATTTTTCTCATTTGGAACAAATGACCTTACTCAAACAACTCTTGGATTATCAAGAGATGACTCTGGTAAGTTCCTACCACTTTATGTGGAAAAAGGTATCTACAAAGAGGACCCATTTGTTTCTCTCGATCAGACAGGTGTTGGCCAGCTTGTAGAAATGGGTGTTAAAAAAGGTAGAAGTACAAGACCTGAACTAAAAACAGGTATTTGTGGCGAGCATGGTGGAGACCCTGACTCAATATTCTTCTGCCACAAGGTTGGGTTAAACTATGTAAGTTGTTCTCCATATAGAGTTCCTGTTGCAAGACTTGCAGCAGCACACGCGGCATTATTGGAAGAAAATTAA
- the glyS gene encoding glycine--tRNA ligase subunit beta, with protein sequence MSFYILEIGTEEIPASFINPAANFLKEHFKNELEKNRINYSSIESGGTPRRLFLYIENISDRQADLEEEIKGPPANIAFDENGNLTKTALGFAKSKGLDVNTLRSVKTDKGEYLVGTKKVKGEDTVNILKNLVVQTIKNFPFPKSMKWGDKNLRFARPIHWFLSIYNGKVLEFEIEGIKAGNYTFGHRFMANKQIKISSFDEYKAKLKENFVIVDFNERKEIIRSFLNNIGNVFIDEDLLDTVANLVEYPHPILGEFPEHFLQLPKEVLITSMKNHQKYFYREKDGKILNSFVGISNTKPKDDSLIKSGYERVLKARLNDAMFFFENDKKVPLEERMEQLKKVVYQEQLGTSYEKMERFREIALFLAKKLAPNKATTTDRAAFLCKADLMTEMVYEFPELQGVMGREYALIQGEEQLVADAIFEHYLPRFSGDELPKTDEGAFISIADKIDTITGCFIIGLIPTGNNDPYALRRNAIGIINIILNKNYRLSLTELLEKAIDNYKDKLSYQKEEILEKTKEFILTRAKQIATSQYNIRADVFEAVVAVFDDIVQIFNAAKALNEVYEKPEFVTLSTSYKRISNILNKNNWNNTEYKEDLLVESEEKELNKLIKENEEKLNQLLSEEKYNDAINVLLSFSKPVDNFFDNVLVMDKNEEIRNNRLSLLAKLKTLFEKIGELSLIN encoded by the coding sequence ATGTCTTTTTATATATTAGAAATAGGAACTGAGGAGATACCTGCGTCATTTATTAATCCTGCAGCAAATTTCTTAAAAGAACATTTTAAAAATGAGTTAGAAAAAAACAGAATAAACTATTCATCCATTGAATCTGGTGGAACTCCAAGAAGGTTGTTCCTTTATATAGAAAATATTTCAGATAGACAAGCTGATCTAGAAGAAGAGATAAAAGGCCCCCCTGCAAATATAGCTTTTGATGAAAATGGAAATTTGACAAAAACAGCATTGGGTTTTGCTAAATCAAAAGGGCTTGATGTCAATACATTAAGAAGTGTTAAAACTGATAAAGGTGAATATTTAGTTGGTACAAAAAAGGTAAAAGGTGAAGATACTGTAAATATTCTAAAAAACTTGGTTGTTCAAACAATAAAAAATTTCCCTTTTCCAAAAAGTATGAAATGGGGGGATAAAAACCTTAGATTCGCAAGACCAATCCACTGGTTTCTTTCTATATATAATGGTAAGGTTTTAGAATTTGAAATTGAGGGGATTAAAGCCGGTAATTATACATTTGGTCACAGATTTATGGCTAATAAGCAAATTAAAATCAGCTCTTTTGATGAATACAAAGCAAAACTTAAAGAAAACTTTGTGATAGTAGATTTTAATGAAAGAAAAGAGATTATAAGGTCTTTTCTAAACAATATTGGTAACGTTTTTATAGATGAAGACCTACTTGATACTGTTGCAAATTTAGTTGAATACCCTCACCCAATATTAGGTGAATTCCCTGAACACTTTTTACAACTGCCAAAAGAAGTACTTATAACATCGATGAAAAACCATCAAAAATATTTTTATAGAGAAAAAGATGGCAAAATTTTAAACAGCTTCGTTGGAATCTCTAACACTAAACCTAAAGATGATTCATTAATTAAATCTGGTTATGAGCGTGTTTTAAAAGCAAGATTAAATGATGCTATGTTCTTTTTCGAAAATGATAAAAAAGTTCCACTTGAAGAAAGGATGGAGCAACTGAAAAAGGTTGTCTATCAGGAACAACTTGGCACATCTTATGAAAAGATGGAGAGATTTCGTGAAATAGCTCTCTTCCTTGCAAAAAAGTTAGCTCCAAACAAAGCAACTACTACTGATAGGGCAGCCTTTTTATGTAAAGCTGACCTTATGACAGAAATGGTATATGAATTCCCTGAGCTTCAGGGTGTGATGGGTAGAGAATACGCACTTATCCAAGGTGAAGAACAACTTGTCGCTGATGCTATATTTGAGCATTATCTTCCAAGATTTTCTGGTGATGAGCTACCAAAAACTGATGAAGGAGCATTTATATCTATCGCTGATAAAATTGACACTATAACTGGTTGTTTTATTATCGGTTTAATCCCTACAGGGAACAATGACCCTTATGCTCTAAGGAGAAACGCAATAGGTATAATAAATATCATATTAAATAAAAACTATCGCTTATCATTAACTGAACTGCTAGAAAAAGCTATAGATAACTACAAAGATAAACTCTCATACCAAAAAGAAGAAATACTTGAAAAAACAAAAGAGTTTATTTTAACCAGGGCAAAGCAAATTGCCACATCCCAGTACAACATCAGAGCAGATGTATTTGAAGCTGTAGTGGCAGTATTTGATGATATCGTTCAAATATTTAATGCTGCAAAAGCGTTAAATGAAGTTTATGAAAAACCTGAGTTTGTAACACTTTCAACAAGCTACAAAAGAATATCAAACATATTAAATAAAAATAATTGGAACAACACAGAATATAAAGAGGATTTACTGGTTGAATCAGAAGAAAAAGAGCTAAACAAACTCATCAAAGAAAATGAAGAAAAACTAAATCAGCTTTTATCTGAAGAAAAATATAATGACGCTATAAATGTTTTACTAAGCTTTAGCAAACCTGTAGATAACTTCTTTGATAATGTACTTGTTATGGATAAAAATGAAGAAATTAGAAATAACAGACTTAGCCTATTAGCTAAACTAAAAACGCTTTTTGAAAAAATAGGTGAATTGAGCTTAATAAATTAG
- the leuD gene encoding 3-isopropylmalate dehydratase small subunit — MQSGHIKKVEGRIVPILGDDIDTDRIIPARYLKCVTFDGLGEFAFYDERFDKEGNSLGHPLDDEKFKGSNIILTGKNFGCGSSREHAPQALKRAGIDAIIAESFAEIFLGNSTTLGIVCITLPKEKIEKIYKTVNNTPDIKVVIDLENNTLTVGNKTYNFDMKETNRQAFLTGTYDSLLELLKNKPKIIELEKNLPYRFV; from the coding sequence ATGCAATCTGGGCATATAAAAAAGGTTGAAGGCAGAATAGTACCAATTTTAGGTGATGATATAGATACAGACAGAATAATTCCTGCAAGATATTTAAAATGTGTTACATTTGACGGTTTAGGGGAATTTGCTTTTTATGATGAAAGATTTGATAAAGAAGGGAACTCTCTTGGGCATCCTTTAGATGATGAAAAGTTCAAAGGTTCAAATATTATTTTAACAGGGAAAAATTTTGGTTGCGGTTCTTCAAGAGAACACGCTCCTCAGGCTCTAAAACGAGCAGGGATAGATGCTATAATTGCTGAAAGTTTTGCTGAGATTTTCTTAGGAAATTCAACCACATTAGGTATAGTGTGCATAACATTACCTAAAGAAAAAATCGAAAAAATATACAAAACCGTTAATAACACACCAGATATAAAAGTTGTTATAGATCTAGAAAATAATACCTTAACAGTTGGAAACAAAACATATAATTTTGATATGAAAGAAACAAACAGGCAGGCTTTTTTAACTGGTACATACGATAGCTTATTAGAACTGTTAAAAAACAAACCTAAAATAATAGAATTAGAAAAGAATCTACCTTATAGATTTGTATAA
- the leuC gene encoding 3-isopropylmalate dehydratase large subunit: protein MGKTLLEKVWEIHKVGSISGGRDQIFIGLHLIHEVTSPQAFAMLREMGLKVLFPERTFATCDHIIPTDDISRPFADPLAEEMMQAIEKNIKEFGITFFSPESGKQGIVHIVGPELGLTQPGMTIACGDSHTATHGAFGSIAFGIGTSQVRDVLATQTLALTPLKVRKIDIKNKLKPGVYAKDIILYLINRLGVKGGIGYAYEFAGEAIESLSLEGRMTVCNMAIEGGARVGYINPDQTTYDYIKGREYAPKGKEWDKRLQYWESIKSDPDANYDDVANFDAHDIEPMVTWGITPEQCIPVTEKIPEPKNDIDKEALEYMKFKPGQKIEGTKIDVAFIGSCTNGRIEDLREVAKYIKGNKVAKGVKAFIAPGSMGVKKQAEAEGLHEIFMEAGFEWRNPGCSMCLAMNPDKLVGDQISASSSNRNFKGRQGSPNGRTLLMSPVMVAAAAIAGEVIDARKLLNIK from the coding sequence ATGGGCAAAACATTATTAGAAAAAGTATGGGAAATTCATAAAGTTGGCTCAATTTCTGGAGGAAGAGATCAAATTTTCATAGGACTTCATCTAATACATGAAGTAACTAGCCCTCAGGCATTTGCAATGCTTAGAGAAATGGGGCTCAAAGTACTTTTCCCAGAAAGAACTTTTGCTACATGCGACCATATTATTCCAACAGATGATATATCGAGACCATTTGCTGATCCTTTAGCAGAAGAGATGATGCAAGCTATAGAAAAAAATATAAAAGAATTTGGTATCACCTTTTTCTCACCTGAATCAGGGAAACAGGGGATTGTGCATATTGTGGGGCCAGAGTTAGGTCTCACACAACCAGGGATGACAATTGCATGTGGTGATTCACACACAGCCACTCATGGTGCCTTTGGCTCAATAGCTTTTGGTATTGGGACATCACAGGTAAGAGATGTCCTTGCAACTCAAACACTTGCTTTAACACCACTGAAAGTCAGAAAAATAGATATAAAAAACAAATTAAAACCTGGTGTCTATGCAAAAGATATTATCCTTTATCTTATAAATAGACTTGGTGTCAAAGGTGGTATCGGTTATGCTTATGAATTCGCTGGAGAAGCCATTGAATCACTGTCACTGGAAGGAAGAATGACAGTCTGTAACATGGCAATTGAAGGAGGGGCAAGAGTTGGATATATAAATCCTGACCAAACAACCTATGATTATATAAAAGGGCGAGAATACGCTCCAAAAGGAAAGGAGTGGGATAAACGTTTGCAATACTGGGAAAGTATAAAATCTGATCCTGATGCAAACTATGATGATGTTGCAAACTTTGATGCACATGATATAGAACCGATGGTAACTTGGGGGATCACTCCTGAGCAATGTATCCCTGTAACAGAGAAAATACCTGAACCTAAAAATGATATAGATAAAGAAGCATTAGAATATATGAAATTTAAACCGGGTCAAAAAATAGAAGGGACAAAAATAGATGTTGCTTTCATAGGTAGTTGCACAAATGGAAGAATAGAAGATTTAAGAGAAGTTGCAAAATACATAAAAGGGAACAAAGTCGCAAAAGGGGTAAAAGCTTTTATTGCTCCAGGATCTATGGGAGTCAAAAAACAGGCGGAAGCTGAAGGCCTACATGAAATTTTCATGGAAGCAGGTTTTGAATGGAGAAATCCTGGTTGTTCCATGTGTCTTGCAATGAATCCTGATAAACTTGTGGGAGATCAGATTTCAGCCTCCAGTTCAAACAGAAATTTTAAAGGGAGACAAGGCTCTCCAAACGGTAGAACTCTATTAATGAGTCCTGTTATGGTAGCAGCAGCTGCAATAGCTGGTGAAGTAATTGACGCAAGAAAGCTTCTTAACATAAAATAA